Part of the Actinomycetota bacterium genome is shown below.
GCGGGGCCCACGACGGGACGACCACCGCTGAACTCCCGGCTCCAGTCGTAGACGTCGACCCAGGTGCCGAGCCCCGAGTAGGGCGAGGGGCGGCTCGTCTCCCGGGCCGCACCCACCGGCCCGGACCGCGGGCCCGCAGAGCCGCCGACCCGGCCGGAGGCGAAGGCGGCACCGCACGCAAGGGCCACGACGGCCGCGACGGCGCCGAGCGCACGCCGGGACCCGCCTGTGCTCCTGTCAGCCGTCGGCGCCGAGCTCGTCGACCGCGTGCTCGTCGGCGGCGTCGTCGTCCTCACCTGCGAGGCACCACGACGCGTGCTCGTCCTCGGGGTCGGCGCCGCACTCGGGGCAGGGTTCGACGATCGTCTCGGTCGTGCGCTTCAGCGCACGCGCCTCCTCGAAGCGGCGATGTCGTCCCTTCTTCACGTCGATGCTCCCGACTCGATGCTCCGACCTGGGTCCCGCCGGCTGGTCGTCGCTGTTCCTGCCTGGTTGCTCTGCCTGCCTGGTTGCAGTGCTGCCTGGTGTTGCTTCGCTGCCTGGTTCCTGTGCCACCTGGGCCCGCTCAGTCTATCGCCGGGCCGACCCAACCTTGGGTTCGCGGGCGAGCTGGATACGGTGGGGGCCATGGGAGAGGCCCTCGACGTCGATGCCATGATCACCCGCTTCAAGGAGCGGGCCCAAGCCGTCCGCAACCGGCCCATGCCGCCGCTCGAGGGCGCCGACCGGAAGCGCTTCGTCGAGCGCATGCAGCTCGACTACCAGGACTTCGCCATGCTCGGCGACGCCGAGGGCTCGCTGGAGGACGGCTTCCTGGTCCTGCGCGTCGACCTGCGACCCGACGACGCCCGGTGACCCGTCGCCATCCACCTCGGGCGAGGAGGCCGGGCGTACCGTTCAGGAAGTGGTCATGGTCGCCGCGGTCGTCGTGGTGTGGATCGTGCTCTCGGTTCTCGTGGGCCTGACCATGGCGCCCCTTCGCCGCCCGAGCCGCATGCACCCCAGCTCGTTCGACCCGAGCTCGCTGCGTCCGCCTCCGTCCGGCTCCGTGCACCGCTGACGACTCCTACGCTGTCGCCCGCATGGCAATGCCCCGCATGTCGACGCCGTGGTGGAAGTCGGCCGTCGTCTACCAGCTCTACCCGCGCTCGTTCGCCGGCAGCGGCGGGCGGGTCGGCACGCTCGAGGGCATCCGCGCCCACCTCGACCATCTCGAGTGGTTGGGCGTCGACGCGGTCTGGCTCTCGCCGTTCTTCCGCTCGCCCATGGCCGACTTCGGCTACGACGTGGCCGACTACTGCGACGTCGACCCGCTGTTCGGCACGCTCGCCGACTTCGACCGGCTGCTCGCCGACGCGCACCGGCGTGGTCTCCGCGTCCTCATCGACTGGGTGCCGAACCACACCTCGGACCAGCACCCGTGGTTCGTCGAGGCCCGCGCGTCGCGCGACAGCCTCAAGCGCGACTGGTACGTGTGGCGCGACGGCTCACCCGACCAGCCGCCGAACAACTGGGCGGCCACCTTCGTCGACGGCCCCGCGTGGACCTGGGACGACGCCACCGGCCAGTGGTACCTGCACTGCTTCCTGCCCCAGCAGCCCGACCTGAACTGGGGAAATCCGGAGGTGGTCGAGGCCATGCACGGTGTCGTGCGGTTCTGGCTCGACCGCGGTGTCGACGGCTTCCGCATCGACGTCGTGCAGTGCATGGGCAAGCGACCCGACCTGCCCGACGATCCGGCCGAGGTGGTGGGGATCCCCCATTCCGCGCTCAACGACTGCCCGGAGACCCATCCGCTCCTCCGCGACCTGCGCCGCCTGTTCGACTCGTACCCCGGTGATCGGATGATGGTGGGTGAGGTCTACCTGCTCTCCACGGCACTGGTGGCCAAGTACTACGGAGCCGGCGACGAGCTGCACCTCGCCTTCAACTTCCCTCCCCTGCACGCGCCGTGGGACGCGGGCGCGTGGCACAAGCGGATCGAGCGTGTGGTCGCGGAGCTCGACCCGATCGACGCGTGGCCCACGTGGGTCCTCTCCAACCACGACAACCGCCGTCATCGCACACGCTACGGCGGGTCGGAGGCACGGGCCCGCGCCGCCGCGGTGCTACTACTCACCTTGCGCGGCACGCCCTTCCTCTACCAGGGCGAGGAGCTCGGGCTGGAGGACGCCACGGTCCCGCCCGAGCGGCGCGTCGATCCCGGCGGCCGCGACGGCTGCCGGGCTCCCATCCCGTGGACCGGCGCCACCGACCACGGTTGGGGCGTGGACGACCCGTGGCTCCCGTGGCCCCCCGAGTCGTCGTCGCGCGACGTGCAGGACCTGCGCGCCGACGACGCTTCGATCCTGCACCTCTACCGTCGTTTGTTATGCGCCCGCCACGACAGCGCGGCGTTGCGGACCGGGTCGTTCCGTCTCCTGCCCGCGTCGGTCGGCGCGCTCGCATGGGAACGCGAGGCCGACGGCGACCGCCGGCTCGTGGCGGTGAACTTCACCGACGCCGCCGTCGACATCGCGCTGAGCGGAGAGTGGGTCGTCGAGGTGGCCAGCGACGGCCGCAGCGAGGGTGACCGCGCCACGGGCCGGCTCGCGCCAAACCAGGCCGTGCTCCTCCGCGAGGCGCCGGCGCGGGGGGCGGCTTGAACACCGGTGAGCAGCTGGAGGCCACGCTGGCCACGGCCGTCTCACGTCACCCGCTCCACGGTGACGGGAAGTCGGGGTCGACGCTCGAGCGCGTGACCCTCGCCGACGGCACCGGGCTCGTGCTGAAGCACGTCGACCCCCGCCTCGACTGGATCATGCAGGCCACGCACGACACGGGCCGCGTCGCCCGGCTCTGGGCTGCCGGCGTCTTCGATCGCATGCCGCCCGCCATCGACACCGCGATCGTCGGCGTGGCGCCGACGCCGGACGGATGCACGGTCGTCATGCGCGACGTCAGCGCCTCGCTGCTGCCCGACGGCGTCCTCGTCACCCGGTCCCAGAGCCGGCAGCTGCTCGGGGCCACCGCGGCCCTCCACCGCACGTTCACCCGTCCACCCGTCGACGACCTGTGCACGCTCGCCGACCTCCTCGGGTTCCTGTCGCCCACGGCGACCGCCCCGCACCGCGCCGACCACGAGGTGCCACGGCTCGTCCTGCAGGGCTGGGAGCGGTTCGCCGACGTGGTGGCGGACGACGTGGCCGACGCGGTGCTTCACATCCTCGAGTCCACCGGACCCCTGGCCGAAGCGCTCGCGCACTTCGACGCCGCCCTCCTGCACGGCGACCTGAAGGTAGGCAACCTCGGCGTCGCCGGCGACCGCGTCGTCGTCATCGACTGGGGTCCGCAGACCTCGTGGGGACCGCCGGCGGTCGACTACGCGTGGTACGTCGCCATCAACGGAGCCGCGGTCCAGGCCTCGCTCGACGAGCTGGTGGACGACGTTCGCGCCGCAGCCGGGCGCGCCCACGACCAGGACGCGCTCCGCCTCGCGCTCCTCGGCGCCCTCGTCCAGCTGGGCTGGGAGAAGGCGCTGGGCGCGACCGCCGAAGACCGCGACGCGCGAGCGCGGGAGCGCTCGGGCCTCGAGTGGTGGACGGCCCGCGCCCGTGAAGCCCTCGACCAGTGGCAGCCACCCTGACCGGGCCGCCACCGTGACCGGCCGTCACCCTGACCGGGCGTCACCCGTCGTCGGGAGGCAGCGGCCGGGCGTCGAGCGGATAGGGCCGGCCCGACCGCTCCTCGAGCGACAGCTTGCCGCGGCCCGCGAACGCGAGCGCGGCCTCGCCCTCGACCAACCTGCGCAGCGGCTCGCCCACGAGGTCGTGACGCCAACCCCGGCACAGCCGGGCATCGCCGTCGCCGCGCACGAACGCGGTGAGGTCGGCGCGGGTCGCGACCAGCGCGTTGTCGATGCGCAGGTCGGCCGACAGCTGTGACGCCCACGCCGAAGCGAGCGTCACCGCGGGCCGCAGGTGGCGGTCGACGTCGTCGGCCGGCGGCAGTCGCAGCGCCTCGGTGGGGAGCTCGAGGCCCTCCCGCACCACCTGGAGGATCTCCTGGCCCATGCCCCCGCGAAGATGACGGCCGTCGACCCCGCGCAGCTCCTGCAGCTCCTCGAGGGTGCTCGGCGGGTGGTGGGCGATGGTCGTGATCGCCAGGTCGGACAGCACGAACCGCAGCGGCTGATCGGTCGCCGCCGCATGACGCTCACGCCACGCCGCCACCGCCTGGGCCACGCCGCGCGACAAGCCTCGCAGGGTGCGGGAATCCTTCACCCGCCACCACGCGGTGTCGGGGTCGGGGTTGCCGCGCCGGCGCGCCCGCATCGCCTCGCACTCCTCCTCGGCCCATTTGAGGCGTCCGGACGCGGTCAGGCGCTCGACGATCACCGCGTGCATGTCGAGCAGATGGGCGACATCGGCCGCCGCGTAGACCCGTTGCGCATCCGAGAGCGGGCGCCGGGTCCAGTCGGTGAGGCGGTCGCCCTTGGGCAGGTTGGCGCCGAGCAGCTTGCCGCCGAGGGTGCCGAGGGAGGGCGACGAGTACCCGAGGAAGCCGGCCGCGAGCTGGGTGTCGAACAGCCGGCGGGGGATCGTGCCGCAGGAGCGCTCGAGCACCTCCAGGTCCTGGTCGGCGGCGTGGGCCACCGCGACCCCCGGGCCCTCGAACACGGCGGCGAGCGGCGCGATATCGACTGCGAGCGGGTCGATCAGCGACACACCGCCCGCCCACGCGACCTGCAGCAGTGCCAGGAGCGGGTAGTAGGTGCGCTCGCGGTGGAACTCGGTGTCGAACGCGTAGAGCGCCACCTCGCCGAGATGCTCCACGAGCGAGGTGAAGGCCGCCGCCTCGGCGATCCAGATCACGTCCGTCAGCTCGGTGCGCCCCTCAGCACGGCGAAGCCCCACTCGGAGTTGCGCAGCCGTCGGACCGCCACGGGCGAAGACGCTACCGGACCCCGGCCGTGGCGGCGTCAACCGCCGGCAAGGTCGACCACCAACGCCCGATGGTCGGAGACGGGCAGCGCCCGGGCCCACGCGGCGCGAGCCGCAGGAACACGCCCGTCCGCGAGCGCGTGGTCGATCTGCACCGAGGGGTTGGGTGCGGGGAAGGTCTTGACCCGGGCGAGCGAACGCCAACCCGTGGTCCACCGGGCAACGGGCCCGGGCAGGTTGAGGTCACCCAGGAGGATGCACGGCTGGTCCGCCGGCGTGCGGCGGCGGAGGATCCGCGTGAGACGACGAAGCTGCATCGCGTTCCAGCCGGGCGCGAACGAGAGGTGGGTGGTGGCGATCGTCATCATCCCCACCGGGGTCTGCACCTCGGCGACGAGGCCGACGCGCGGCTCGTCCCGCAACAGGAGGACGCGGCGGGACCCGGTCGCGTAGACCGGCGACCGCACGGGCGCCGCGGCCAGGCGCACGACGTACCACGTCCGCACCGGGAGCCGCGAGACCAGACCTACGCCGTAGCCCATGTCACCGGTCTCGGCGGCATCGCCGTTCCTGGCCGGCCGCCAGATGCCGCCCGGCTCGCCGACGATGGCAGGCTCGAAGCGCCACGCCACCGCGTCGAGCGCCTCGGCGACCATCGCCGTCTGGTCCCGCCCGCCGGAACGGGCCTGGTTGCGGTCGACCTCCTGCATCCCGAGCACGTCGGCTCCGATCGAGGCGCACGCCGCGGTCAACCGCCTCCCGTCGACGACGCCGTCGGCGAGCGAGCGCCCGTGGAGGATGTTGAAGCTCGCCAGCCGCACGCCGCCTCAGTTCTCCCGCTCAGCCTCCGTAACTCATGCGGGTGTCCTCCATGCGAAGGACCTCAACGGCCTCGTCCTGTTGGAACGCGGCGTCGACGACCTCACCGAGGAACAGCGTGTGGTCGCCGACGTCGACCGCCTGAGCCACGGCGCAGTCGACGTAGGCGACCGCCTGGTCGAGAATCGGCGCGCCGGTGCGGGCGGCGTGGAAGGGAAACCCGTTCAACGTGCTCGCGGTCAGGTCCACCTCGACCGGCTTGGTGAACTTGCGGACGATGGCGCGGTCCTCGCGACTCACGACGTTGACCGAGAACGCCCCGCCCTCGGTGATGAGGCCGTGGGTGACCGCTTCCTTCTCGACCGCGACGCCGACGCGCTTGGGATCGAAGCTCACCTGGGTGACCCAGTTCGCGGTCATCAGGTTCAGCCTGTCGCCGTGCCGCGAGCCGATCACGTAGAGGCCGCTCGGCATCGTCCAGAGCACGCGCCGCCGGAGCTTGTCGTACGCCTCGGCGTCTGCGCCTTCAGGGATGGGGCCGACGATTCCCTGCTGCACGGGCATGGCTCGACCCTAGACGGGCGGGTCG
Proteins encoded:
- a CDS encoding flavin reductase, whose protein sequence is MPVQQGIVGPIPEGADAEAYDKLRRRVLWTMPSGLYVIGSRHGDRLNLMTANWVTQVSFDPKRVGVAVEKEAVTHGLITEGGAFSVNVVSREDRAIVRKFTKPVEVDLTASTLNGFPFHAARTGAPILDQAVAYVDCAVAQAVDVGDHTLFLGEVVDAAFQQDEAVEVLRMEDTRMSYGG
- a CDS encoding endonuclease, which translates into the protein MRLASFNILHGRSLADGVVDGRRLTAACASIGADVLGMQEVDRNQARSGGRDQTAMVAEALDAVAWRFEPAIVGEPGGIWRPARNGDAAETGDMGYGVGLVSRLPVRTWYVVRLAAAPVRSPVYATGSRRVLLLRDEPRVGLVAEVQTPVGMMTIATTHLSFAPGWNAMQLRRLTRILRRRTPADQPCILLGDLNLPGPVARWTTGWRSLARVKTFPAPNPSVQIDHALADGRVPAARAAWARALPVSDHRALVVDLAGG
- a CDS encoding DUF3459 domain-containing protein — encoded protein: MSTPWWKSAVVYQLYPRSFAGSGGRVGTLEGIRAHLDHLEWLGVDAVWLSPFFRSPMADFGYDVADYCDVDPLFGTLADFDRLLADAHRRGLRVLIDWVPNHTSDQHPWFVEARASRDSLKRDWYVWRDGSPDQPPNNWAATFVDGPAWTWDDATGQWYLHCFLPQQPDLNWGNPEVVEAMHGVVRFWLDRGVDGFRIDVVQCMGKRPDLPDDPAEVVGIPHSALNDCPETHPLLRDLRRLFDSYPGDRMMVGEVYLLSTALVAKYYGAGDELHLAFNFPPLHAPWDAGAWHKRIERVVAELDPIDAWPTWVLSNHDNRRHRTRYGGSEARARAAAVLLLTLRGTPFLYQGEELGLEDATVPPERRVDPGGRDGCRAPIPWTGATDHGWGVDDPWLPWPPESSSRDVQDLRADDASILHLYRRLLCARHDSAALRTGSFRLLPASVGALAWEREADGDRRLVAVNFTDAAVDIALSGEWVVEVASDGRSEGDRATGRLAPNQAVLLREAPARGAA